TGGCCGTGGCTGACCTGAATGGCGACGGCTACCCCGACTTGGCGGTGGCCAACGGCAACAGCAACACAGTGAGCCTTCGCCTGGGTGCAGGCAACGGCACTTTTACCGGCACCACCGACATGGCCGTGGGCAACAGCCCCAACAGCGTGGCCGTGGCCGACCTGAACGGCGACGGCCGCCCCGACTTGGCGGTGGCCAACGCCAGCAGCAACACGGTGAGTATCCGCTTGGGCACAGCCAGCGGCTCGTTCTCTGGTACCACCGACGTAGCCATGACCGTGGGGAATAACCCCCAGAGCGTGGCCGTGGGCGACTTCAACGCCGACGGCTACCTGGACCTGGCCGTGGTCAATAACAGTAGTGCCACGGTGAGTATCCGCCTGGGCGCGGCCAATGGTACGTTCACCAACGCTGCCGATGTGGCGGTGGGCACGAATCCCTTCGGTGTGGCCGTGGGCGACTTCAACGGCGACAGCCGCCTCGACCTGGCTGTGACCAACGGCAGCAGCAGTATAGTGAGCATCCTCTCAGGCACGGGCAACGGTACCTTCACTACTGCCGACGAGCTGTTTGTGCGCAATAAACCCTTTAGCGTGGCGGTGGCCGACTTCAACGGCGACGGTCGTCCCGACCTGGCTGTGGCCAACAGCCACAGCAGTTCGGTGAGCATCCGCCTGGGCGCGGCCGGCGGCTCGTTCACCAGCGCCGCCGACCTGGCGGTGGGTAATAGCCCCAAAGTGTGGTGGTAGCCGACTTCAACGCCGACGGCAAGCCCGACCTGGCCGTAGCCAATAACAGTAGTGCCACGGTGAGCATCCGCCTGGGTGCGGCCAATGGCACGTTCACCAGCGCCGCCGATGTGGCGGTAGGTACTAATCCTAGCAGTGTGACCGTGGGCGACTTCAATGCTGACGGCCGCCCTGACCTGGCCGTGGCTAACGGCGGCAGCAACACAGTGAGCATCCGCCTGGGCGCGGCTAACGGCACGTTCACCAGCGCCGCCGACGTGGCGGTAGGTACTAATCCCAGCAGTGTGGTGGTAGCCGACTTCAACGCCGACGGCAAGCCCGACTTGGCAGTGGCTAACGCCAATGGCAACTCAGTGAGCATCCGCCTGGGCGCGGGCGGCGGCTCGTTTACCGGCACCACCGACGTGAGCGTAGGCCTTAGCCCCAGCAGCGTGGCCGCAGCCGATGTAGATGGCGACGGTGACTTGGACCTAGCCATAGTCAACAGCAGTGGCAACTCAGTGAGCATCCGTTTCAACATCGACGGTGGCAATAACGCCGGCCCCTTGCCGGTGGAACTGACTTGGTTCACGGCCCAGCGTCAGGACGCGCGGCAGGTGCAGCTGCGCTGGGCCACGGCCCAGGAACTGCACAACGCCGGTTTCCAGGTGGAAAAGAGCCGCGACGGCCGCCGCTGGCAGCCGCTGGGCTTTGTGTCCGGCCAGGGCAGCAGCACTACGGCCCACCAGTACAGCTACCAGGATGCCGAAGCCGGCGCGGCTTACTACCGCCTCGTGCAGCAGGACCAGGACGGCAATGAAACAGCATCCCCGGTGCGCTACGTAGCTGGCGGCAAGACCCCAGCGCTACAACTCTTCCCCAACCCAGCCACGGCTGCGGTGCAACTGCTTGGCTCCGACGCCACGGTCGAAGTGCAGCTGCTGAATCTGCAGGGCCAGGTGCTGCGCCGCCTGCCAGCCGGTACCACGCAGCTGGAGCTGCAGGGGTTGCCAGCCGGACTGTACTTGGTGCGCTGCGGTCAGCAGGTGGCCCGCCTTGTAGTCGAATAAGCTTGCCTACTCCCTACTTGAAAAAAGCCCCATCGGCAGTTGGCCGGCGGGGCTTTTGTATTGAGGCCGGAAGGCTTAGAAGCTACGCTCGTAGCTAATAGCGGGCAAAAACGGGAAGAGGCTCAGCTGCTTGAGCTGCTTGGTGCCTTCCGGGGTTTGGTTATAATAGATGTAGTAGGGGTTGTGGCGGCTGTAGACGTTGTAAGCGCCCAGGCGCCAGATTCGCTCCCCATGCCGCACAGGCTTGGTAAAGGTGGCTCCTATATCCAACCGGTGATAGGCCCGCATGCGGAAGCTGTTTTTAGGCCCGTAGAGTTCCGCCGCCAGATAGTCGTAGCGGTTTATGGGGATGTACGATTTCGGTGTGGACCCGTAGCTCTGGCTGATAACGCTGTAGTTACCCTGGGCTAGGGTCAGGGCATTACCA
Above is a genomic segment from Hymenobacter cellulosivorans containing:
- a CDS encoding T9SS type A sorting domain-containing protein produces the protein MVVADFNADGKPDLAVANNSSATVSIRLGAANGTFTSAADVAVGTNPSSVTVGDFNADGRPDLAVANGGSNTVSIRLGAANGTFTSAADVAVGTNPSSVVVADFNADGKPDLAVANANGNSVSIRLGAGGGSFTGTTDVSVGLSPSSVAAADVDGDGDLDLAIVNSSGNSVSIRFNIDGGNNAGPLPVELTWFTAQRQDARQVQLRWATAQELHNAGFQVEKSRDGRRWQPLGFVSGQGSSTTAHQYSYQDAEAGAAYYRLVQQDQDGNETASPVRYVAGGKTPALQLFPNPATAAVQLLGSDATVEVQLLNLQGQVLRRLPAGTTQLELQGLPAGLYLVRCGQQVARLVVE